In Quercus robur chromosome 10, dhQueRobu3.1, whole genome shotgun sequence, a genomic segment contains:
- the LOC126703971 gene encoding uncharacterized protein LOC126703971 — MYSDRYWEMYNEIDGDFKDVAISTFKVGLPAEHGLRKSLTGKPVTSVCQLMDRIDKIGGYDVKRVLVDQGNTVKIMYPDLYKGLKLKPKDLTTYDSPMISFEEKTVIPKCQIRLPIQAGSEMVEVDIIVVDAYSPYMAIVARPWLHTMEAVSSTLHQKVKYLSGGHVEEISPACGPTKEPKCEDLEKFVIGGDLEKFFQVRAQLPPQEKEELLEFLRRNIDVFAWDAYEALGVDPNFIYHHLNVNPSITPKKKLPRRPSKKHADAVREEVIKLKQEGAIKEVFYPEWLVNTVVVKKKSGKW; from the exons ATGTACTCGGATAGGTACTGGGAGATGTACAATGAAATTGACGGCGACTTTAAAGACGTAGCCATCAGTACATTTAAGGTCGGCCTCCCAGCCGAGCACGGCTTAAGAAAGTCTTTGACAGGGAAGCCTGTCACTAGTGTGTGCCAGCTCATGGATAGGattgacaa GATAggggggtatgatgtgaagagagtgTTAGTAGACCAAGGTAACACTGTCAAGAtcatgtaccccgacctatacaaggggctgaagtTAAAACCTAAGGACTTGACAACCTACGATTCCCCTATGATAAGTTTTGAAGAGAAGACTGTTATTCCAAAATGTCAAATTAGACTACCCATACAGGCTGGTTCGGAAATGGTGGAGGTAGACATCATCGTGGTGGATGCTTATTCCCCCTACATGGCTATTGTGGCCAGACCCTGGCTCCATACTATGGAAGCCGTCTCATCTACCttgcaccagaaagtgaaatacctCTCGGGGGGCCACGTCGAAGAGATT TCGCCAGCTTGTGGACCAACCAAAGAGCCGAAATGCGAGGATTTGGAAAAATTTGTTATAGGTGGTGATttggagaagttctttcaggtcagGGCTCAACTGCCtcctcaagagaaagaagagctGTTGGAATTCCTTAGAAGAAacattgatgtgtttgcatgggacgcttaTGAAGCCTTGGGGGTGGACCCGAATTTCATCTACCATCATTTGAACGTTAACCCATCCATCACTCCCAAGAAAAAACTGCCTCGGCGCCCATCTAAAAAGCATGCAGACGCTGTCAGGGAAGAGGTGATAAAGCTCAAACAGGaaggggctatcaaggaggttttctaccccgaatggttggtcAATACTGTAGTAGTAAAAAAGAAGAGCGGGAAGTGGTGA